In Treponema primitia ZAS-2, a genomic segment contains:
- a CDS encoding Crp/Fnr family transcriptional regulator — translation MTTEAIVKKITLLSCASRKTIDKLISNSSVRVFKKGDYLFFDRDEVADVYSIIEGVAALYKLNSAGEKRGIFIYGEGAFLNELILDNKPASINCEALTRVKILCIEKTAFVSICEQDFKLTKAIMDSMALKIRRLYHQIKNTSNSIRLDKRIAARLWKLSRDYGVPRAEGIEINFDLTVTYLAELLGSQRETTSRQLKILTGAGLIIRRKNRFIIPSREKLMDYFHKA, via the coding sequence ATGACAACAGAAGCAATTGTTAAGAAAATTACCCTCCTGTCCTGCGCATCCCGGAAGACTATTGACAAACTAATATCCAATTCATCAGTAAGGGTATTTAAAAAAGGGGACTATCTTTTTTTTGACAGGGATGAAGTTGCCGATGTTTATAGCATTATAGAAGGCGTTGCGGCATTGTATAAACTCAACAGTGCCGGTGAAAAACGGGGGATTTTTATTTATGGAGAGGGGGCCTTTCTTAATGAGCTTATTTTAGACAATAAACCGGCCTCAATAAATTGCGAAGCCCTGACCAGGGTGAAAATTTTGTGCATTGAAAAAACAGCGTTTGTAAGCATTTGTGAACAGGATTTTAAGCTTACCAAAGCAATAATGGATTCCATGGCCCTGAAAATCCGCCGCCTCTATCATCAGATCAAAAACACTTCTAACAGCATCCGGCTCGATAAACGAATTGCCGCCCGGCTTTGGAAACTTTCCCGTGATTATGGTGTACCCCGAGCAGAGGGCATTGAAATCAATTTTGACCTTACGGTTACCTATCTTGCGGAGCTTTTAGGTTCCCAGCGGGAAACCACTTCTCGGCAGCTGAAAATTTTAACCGGAGCAGGGCTGATTATCCGCCGTAAAAACCGCTTTATCATCCCAAGCCGGGAAAAATTGATGGATTATTTTCATAAAGCGTGA
- a CDS encoding ABC transporter ATP-binding protein: protein MIRVENLEKVFGLGTPDENLALKNISLTAKAGEFITIIGSNGAGKTTLYNVIAGTEAPTTGHIFIRDEERNTDKDITREAEYKRARYIGRIFQNPLLGTAGKMTLADNMMICHKKGYKGLKISLNHTMKDYFREHLRRLGMGLENRLNDNVELFSGGQRQALTLLMTVMSKPSLLLLDEHTAALDPRNAEVIMDLTLKFAAEYHLTVMMITHNMTQALEFGNRLLMMDRGEIILDIDAAEKAKLTAADIVQRFRDIKKQELANDEMLLG, encoded by the coding sequence ATGATCCGGGTTGAAAATTTAGAAAAAGTGTTCGGCCTGGGAACCCCTGATGAAAACCTTGCCCTGAAAAACATCAGCCTCACCGCCAAGGCCGGGGAATTTATCACCATCATCGGTTCCAACGGCGCGGGGAAAACCACCCTGTACAATGTAATCGCCGGAACCGAGGCGCCTACCACGGGCCACATCTTTATCCGGGACGAGGAACGGAACACCGACAAAGATATTACCCGGGAGGCTGAATACAAGCGGGCCCGGTATATCGGCCGCATCTTCCAGAACCCCCTCTTGGGCACCGCCGGAAAAATGACCCTGGCGGACAACATGATGATCTGCCATAAAAAGGGCTACAAGGGCCTCAAGATAAGCCTGAACCACACCATGAAGGACTACTTCCGGGAACACCTGCGCCGCCTGGGCATGGGCCTGGAAAATCGGCTCAACGACAATGTGGAACTCTTTTCAGGCGGCCAGCGCCAGGCCCTGACCTTGCTGATGACCGTAATGTCCAAGCCCAGCCTACTGCTCCTGGACGAGCACACCGCCGCCCTGGACCCTCGGAACGCCGAGGTGATCATGGACCTGACCCTGAAATTTGCCGCAGAATACCACCTGACCGTGATGATGATCACCCACAACATGACCCAGGCCCTGGAATTCGGTAACCGGCTCCTGATGATGGACCGGGGGGAAATTATCCTGGACATAGACGCGGCGGAAAAGGCAAAGCTTACTGCCGCAGATATTGTGCAGCGCTTCAGGGATATTAAGAAACAGGAACTGGCCAACGACGAAATGCTCTTGGGGTGA
- a CDS encoding ABC transporter permease gives MIQGILVEGLIYGIMVLGVFLTFRVLNFADMTVDGAFPMGAAIMAVLLVRGVPSGIALAVAFFGGAAAGLVTALIHTRLKIPDLLSGILTMTMLYSVNLRIMSNRANLSLLRVPSLFTKLSSWAEPFMPPGIALVILCFLVVLAIKLLLDLFFHTDYGLSLGALGANPQLVISQGMNPDMLKISGICLANGLVAVSGSFAAMYQGFADVNLGSGMIVSGLASLMIGEFLIPSNRISMLTLRVILGSILYRALMYLARNYGYYIHMTANDLKLITGLLIILCILVSQKGVFTGKRKRAKPGSNGNSPGGRP, from the coding sequence ATGATTCAGGGGATTCTGGTTGAAGGGCTTATCTACGGCATCATGGTTTTGGGGGTGTTTCTCACCTTCCGGGTACTGAATTTTGCGGACATGACCGTAGACGGGGCCTTCCCCATGGGAGCGGCCATCATGGCGGTGCTGCTGGTTCGGGGTGTGCCTTCGGGTATCGCCCTGGCCGTCGCCTTTTTTGGGGGCGCAGCAGCGGGGCTGGTAACTGCCCTGATCCATACCCGGCTGAAAATACCGGATCTGCTGTCAGGGATACTCACCATGACCATGCTCTATTCGGTGAACCTGCGGATCATGTCCAACCGGGCAAACCTGTCCCTGCTCAGGGTCCCTTCCCTCTTTACTAAGCTCAGCAGCTGGGCCGAGCCCTTCATGCCCCCGGGCATCGCCCTGGTGATACTCTGCTTCCTGGTGGTGCTGGCCATCAAGCTGCTCCTGGATTTGTTCTTCCACACCGACTACGGCCTTTCCCTGGGGGCCCTGGGGGCAAATCCCCAGTTGGTTATCTCCCAGGGGATGAACCCGGACATGCTCAAGATAAGCGGCATCTGCCTGGCCAACGGCCTAGTGGCAGTCTCAGGCTCCTTTGCGGCCATGTACCAGGGTTTTGCGGATGTGAACCTGGGAAGCGGCATGATAGTCTCAGGGCTGGCCTCCCTGATGATCGGGGAATTCCTTATCCCTTCCAACCGGATCAGCATGCTGACCCTCAGGGTTATCTTGGGCTCCATCCTGTACCGGGCCCTGATGTACCTGGCCCGGAACTACGGCTACTACATCCACATGACCGCCAACGATCTGAAGCTCATCACCGGGCTGCTGATCATCCTCTGCATCCTGGTTTCCCAGAAGGGCGTTTTCACGGGAAAACGGAAGCGGGCAAAACCGGGAAGCAATGGCAATTCCCCTGGGGGCCGCCCATGA
- a CDS encoding ABC transporter substrate-binding protein yields the protein MKKLVTIAGLCLTALLLMSAGGRDSSGDKKVRIGIAKIVQHEALDACEQGVVDALKARGIDAVLDHQNANGDMNTAAQIANKFKSDKVDVAVGIATPIAVSLATTFTDTPVVFSAVTDPVGANLVSSLANGSGNVTGLSDAIPTGEHIALFKEIANIKTLGYIYTSSEANSISALTLVEDACKTLGLQLVTQAISTSAELRQAAEAIVNRVDGIYLTTDNTVYSALPALIQVFSAAKKPIFSGDVTAALNGGCVIASGFNYYKAGLATGNIVADILEGKKPADIPVKFLTDPSESDLLFDLDEAKNCGITIPAKYLSLANYTYENGKLNTK from the coding sequence ATGAAAAAGCTGGTTACTATTGCAGGATTGTGTCTTACCGCGCTTTTGCTGATGTCTGCCGGAGGTAGGGACAGCTCCGGTGACAAGAAAGTGCGGATCGGGATTGCCAAGATTGTCCAACACGAGGCCCTGGATGCCTGCGAGCAGGGGGTGGTGGACGCCTTGAAAGCCCGGGGCATAGATGCGGTTCTGGACCACCAGAACGCCAACGGGGACATGAACACCGCCGCCCAGATCGCCAACAAGTTCAAAAGCGACAAGGTGGACGTGGCGGTGGGGATTGCCACCCCAATAGCGGTTTCCCTGGCTACCACTTTTACGGATACCCCGGTGGTCTTTTCTGCAGTAACCGACCCGGTGGGGGCGAACCTGGTTTCCTCCCTGGCCAACGGCAGCGGGAATGTTACCGGCCTTTCGGACGCCATTCCCACCGGGGAACATATCGCCCTGTTTAAGGAAATTGCCAACATCAAGACCCTGGGCTATATCTACACCAGTTCCGAGGCCAACTCCATCTCCGCCCTTACCCTGGTGGAGGACGCCTGCAAAACCTTAGGTCTCCAGCTGGTGACCCAGGCTATCAGCACTTCCGCCGAACTCCGGCAGGCTGCGGAGGCTATTGTCAACCGGGTGGATGGGATTTACCTGACCACGGACAATACGGTGTATTCCGCCCTGCCTGCGCTGATCCAGGTCTTTAGCGCCGCGAAGAAGCCCATCTTCTCCGGAGATGTGACCGCTGCCCTGAACGGCGGCTGCGTGATCGCCTCGGGGTTCAATTACTATAAGGCCGGGCTGGCCACGGGGAATATTGTCGCCGATATCCTGGAGGGCAAAAAGCCCGCAGATATCCCGGTAAAGTTCCTCACCGACCCCTCTGAGTCGGACCTGCTCTTTGATCTGGACGAAGCGAAAAACTGCGGTATCACCATTCCGGCTAAGTATCTTTCCCTGGCGAATTATACCTACGAAAACGGCAAACTAAACACCAAATAG
- a CDS encoding type II toxin-antitoxin system RelE/ParE family toxin translates to MQNGITGQSSGKTFGKNMGYEIRFLDSALEDVDSIIVYLSQFYPSTPQKFLDALERCTVNLKNNPVMYALYPDNPAFRRVVLSDYLVFYKVDEEKSLVEIYRILHGSRNLSQNIPEQGSQ, encoded by the coding sequence ATGCAAAATGGTATAACTGGGCAGAGTTCCGGGAAAACATTCGGGAAAAACATGGGCTATGAGATACGGTTTTTGGATTCCGCCCTGGAGGATGTAGATTCCATCATAGTATATTTATCCCAATTTTATCCAAGTACGCCCCAAAAATTTCTTGACGCCCTGGAACGGTGTACGGTAAACCTCAAAAATAATCCCGTTATGTATGCCCTATACCCGGATAACCCGGCTTTTCGGAGAGTTGTTTTGTCAGATTATCTTGTTTTTTATAAAGTTGATGAAGAAAAAAGCCTCGTGGAGATATATCGTATTTTGCATGGTTCCCGGAATCTGAGCCAAAACATACCGGAACAGGGCTCGCAGTAA
- a CDS encoding type II toxin-antitoxin system RelB/DinJ family antitoxin, with product MMPKIDTIHMRIEPELKAGADAVLSRLGLSTAEAITVFLNQVLLTGGLPFEVKLPAQDAMSGEHRRYILEKLKEAEDYAARPDAKWYNWAEFRENIREKHGL from the coding sequence ATGATGCCTAAGATAGATACGATTCATATGCGGATAGAACCGGAGCTTAAAGCCGGGGCCGATGCGGTACTCAGTCGATTAGGGCTTTCTACCGCCGAAGCAATAACGGTTTTTTTGAATCAGGTACTGCTTACAGGCGGTTTACCCTTCGAGGTAAAATTGCCGGCCCAGGATGCAATGTCAGGGGAGCACCGAAGATATATCCTGGAAAAACTAAAAGAAGCGGAAGACTACGCAGCCAGGCCTGATGCAAAATGGTATAACTGGGCAGAGTTCCGGGAAAACATTCGGGAAAAACATGGGCTATGA
- a CDS encoding tetratricopeptide repeat protein encodes MSRRDEAVHSAVCLKHPGPVLPALLLALFLLSVFPAAAQSGPPQAGSFYNQGRAAMAREDWYAAAEALLECVRLNPAHAEGTAALAECYYELGEFDQALSWVRKARTLARVSMPLANLEASILISLGALDQAQTIIGEILAREPYNIEALFAGAELDVARGRAGDAVIRYREVARRFPDDRRLLLSLALVLGSLGDLENARTYIDRALLQHREDYRVYYYAAYLDAQAGRLPQAIARCEQALGFRPAYKPARALLASLRYRAGQYDEASQLADQAIQEDRNDVSAWYLKGMALKALGRNAEAVSVLSQASGMDPNDEFVRAALEDLIAASTGLEDPLRARWAAWHFGRARDYRTRNLTDQALFEYRRGLRINPYARDRREYAELLRLQGYPARYLEELRFLKSLNLTDPAIDDAIEAYDALLTDALYRRWNIDPVETAKRHWKLAVFSIASQSAFYHADAGTVGSAYIRDLLIHDRNMASLDLELKQPSFSAAFRAAREAGADYFLILTVSENQRDLSLKGELFVGRTGSPAATFAAYRTGDDRLRNASRGLVEQLGAALPFRAELIQRRSSQGLIDKGRVDGVRADTEYELVKKGQAEIRNEGIGLVYSPSDVVGKLKIDRADEEVATGILTRQGFFDRIGIGDEIILQSEKPPPAQSDAAADPELRSLLRTLR; translated from the coding sequence ATGAGCCGGCGCGATGAAGCGGTTCATTCTGCCGTCTGCCTGAAACACCCCGGCCCGGTTCTGCCGGCCCTGCTCCTGGCACTGTTCCTGTTGTCGGTGTTTCCGGCAGCAGCCCAGAGCGGGCCACCCCAGGCAGGAAGCTTCTATAACCAGGGACGGGCCGCCATGGCCCGTGAGGACTGGTACGCCGCCGCAGAAGCTCTGCTGGAATGTGTGCGCCTCAACCCCGCCCATGCGGAAGGTACCGCAGCCCTGGCTGAGTGTTACTACGAACTGGGAGAATTTGACCAGGCCCTGAGCTGGGTGCGGAAAGCCCGGACCCTGGCCCGGGTGAGTATGCCCCTGGCAAATCTGGAGGCGTCCATCCTGATCTCCCTGGGCGCTCTGGATCAGGCCCAGACCATAATCGGCGAAATCCTTGCCCGGGAACCCTATAACATTGAGGCGCTTTTTGCCGGGGCCGAGCTGGACGTTGCCCGGGGCAGGGCAGGGGACGCGGTGATCCGTTACCGGGAAGTGGCCCGCCGCTTCCCCGATGATCGCCGGCTCCTCCTTTCCCTGGCCCTGGTACTTGGCTCCCTGGGGGACCTGGAAAACGCCCGCACTTATATTGATCGGGCGTTACTGCAGCACCGGGAGGATTACCGGGTTTACTATTATGCCGCCTACCTGGATGCCCAGGCGGGGAGGCTTCCCCAGGCTATTGCCCGCTGCGAACAGGCCCTGGGCTTCAGGCCGGCTTACAAACCTGCCCGGGCCCTTTTGGCAAGCCTTCGCTACCGCGCCGGCCAATACGACGAGGCTTCTCAGTTGGCGGATCAGGCCATCCAGGAGGACCGGAACGATGTAAGCGCCTGGTACCTCAAGGGCATGGCCCTCAAAGCCTTGGGCCGGAATGCCGAGGCAGTATCGGTGCTTTCCCAGGCTTCCGGCATGGATCCCAACGATGAATTTGTCCGCGCCGCCCTGGAAGACCTGATTGCCGCCTCCACGGGCCTGGAAGATCCCCTCCGCGCCCGCTGGGCTGCCTGGCACTTTGGCCGGGCCCGGGACTACCGCACTCGGAACCTGACGGATCAGGCACTGTTTGAATACCGCCGGGGGCTCAGGATTAACCCCTATGCAAGGGACCGCCGGGAATACGCAGAATTACTGCGCCTCCAGGGCTACCCCGCCCGGTATTTAGAGGAACTGCGTTTCCTTAAAAGCCTTAACCTCACTGACCCCGCAATTGACGACGCCATAGAAGCTTACGACGCCCTGCTGACCGACGCCCTGTACCGGCGCTGGAATATTGACCCCGTGGAAACCGCCAAGCGCCACTGGAAACTGGCGGTGTTTTCCATCGCCTCCCAGAGCGCCTTTTACCACGCTGATGCCGGGACCGTGGGTTCCGCCTACATCCGGGACCTGCTCATACATGATCGGAACATGGCCTCCCTGGACCTGGAACTTAAGCAGCCCTCCTTTTCAGCAGCCTTCAGGGCCGCCCGGGAAGCCGGGGCTGATTACTTTTTGATCCTCACGGTTTCCGAAAACCAGCGGGACCTCTCCCTCAAAGGGGAACTCTTTGTAGGTCGCACCGGCTCCCCTGCCGCCACATTTGCCGCCTACCGCACCGGGGACGACCGGCTGCGGAACGCCTCCCGGGGCCTGGTGGAACAGCTTGGCGCGGCATTGCCCTTCCGGGCGGAACTGATACAGCGCCGCTCCTCCCAGGGCCTTATCGACAAAGGCCGGGTAGACGGGGTCCGCGCCGACACGGAATACGAGCTGGTAAAGAAGGGCCAGGCGGAGATACGGAACGAAGGCATAGGCCTGGTCTACTCACCCTCGGATGTGGTGGGCAAACTCAAGATAGATCGAGCGGACGAGGAAGTGGCCACAGGGATACTCACCAGGCAGGGATTTTTTGACCGCATCGGGATAGGGGATGAGATTATTTTGCAAAGCGAAAAGCCTCCCCCGGCACAAAGCGATGCTGCAGCGGACCCGGAACTGCGGAGCTTACTGCGGACTTTGCGGTAG
- a CDS encoding hemolysin family protein, whose product MKLFFKKGEIDKKTYQSLETDQQEMIRGVVELSDTTVKEIMVPRIDTVFVSVDASREELLERVTEGGHSRFPVYKETIDNVVGILYVKDVLKTLVRNEDLSVQNLLRKPFFVPESKHINDLLTELRRRRVHIAVVVDEYGGVSGIICMENIIEEIIGDIQDEFDNETEDILKLGEGTWLCDARVNMEDLCEETGMNLPADDFDTLGGFVFDLFGKIPVKYEKAVYGDSDFIIQDMEGHKINTVKIVVKQESSKSTAQGSSGHESGR is encoded by the coding sequence GTGAAACTATTTTTCAAAAAGGGTGAAATTGACAAAAAAACATACCAGTCCCTGGAAACGGATCAACAGGAAATGATCCGGGGGGTGGTGGAACTTTCGGATACCACGGTTAAGGAGATCATGGTTCCCCGGATTGATACGGTCTTTGTTTCTGTGGACGCCTCCCGGGAAGAGTTGCTGGAACGGGTCACCGAAGGGGGCCATTCCCGTTTTCCCGTGTATAAGGAAACCATCGACAATGTGGTGGGCATACTCTATGTTAAGGATGTGCTGAAAACCCTGGTTCGCAATGAGGACCTTTCGGTACAAAACCTGCTGCGTAAGCCCTTCTTTGTGCCCGAATCAAAACATATAAACGATCTGCTCACAGAACTGCGCCGACGCCGGGTGCATATCGCAGTGGTGGTGGACGAATACGGCGGGGTGTCGGGGATCATCTGCATGGAAAACATCATTGAAGAGATCATCGGGGATATTCAAGATGAATTTGACAACGAAACTGAGGACATACTCAAGCTGGGGGAGGGGACCTGGCTCTGCGACGCCCGGGTAAACATGGAAGATCTCTGCGAAGAAACCGGGATGAACCTGCCGGCGGATGACTTTGATACCCTGGGAGGTTTTGTGTTTGACCTCTTCGGGAAGATACCGGTTAAGTATGAAAAGGCCGTCTACGGGGACAGTGATTTTATCATCCAGGACATGGAAGGCCATAAGATCAATACGGTAAAGATAGTGGTGAAACAGGAATCTTCAAAATCTACAGCCCAGGGGAGTTCAGGCCATGAGTCCGGACGGTAA
- the ybeY gene encoding rRNA maturation RNase YbeY produces the protein MNRVEINAQELPLPPWSGAANDYILKVLDRLDRDNWDLSVLFCNNAYIQSLNKQYRTIDEPTDVLSFELGSEVQGEAGETRFLPGDIIVSLETLAENAEYFQVSRDEELRRLLIHGILHLDGMDHKTNQGEEPMLELQERILSELSGERILSGTGV, from the coding sequence GTGAACCGGGTTGAGATCAACGCCCAGGAGCTTCCCCTTCCCCCGTGGTCAGGGGCAGCCAATGACTATATTTTGAAAGTCCTGGACCGCCTGGACCGGGACAACTGGGATCTTTCGGTGCTCTTCTGCAACAACGCCTATATCCAATCCCTGAACAAGCAGTACCGCACTATTGATGAACCCACGGATGTGCTTTCCTTTGAACTGGGAAGCGAGGTGCAGGGAGAGGCTGGGGAAACCCGGTTCCTGCCCGGTGATATTATCGTTTCCCTGGAAACCCTGGCAGAAAACGCCGAATATTTTCAGGTTTCCCGGGACGAAGAGTTACGCCGTTTGCTGATCCATGGTATCCTGCACCTGGACGGCATGGATCACAAAACCAACCAAGGGGAAGAGCCCATGTTGGAATTGCAGGAACGTATCCTTTCGGAATTGTCCGGGGAGCGCATCTTATCAGGAACGGGAGTTTGA